The following nucleotide sequence is from Paeniglutamicibacter kerguelensis.
AGGCCGGGGAATCGGCCGCCGACGCCGCAGTACGGGAAGCCATGGAAGAAATCGGCGTTTCCATCAACCCGGATGCACTCACCCCGCTGACCACCCTGCACAGGACCAACGGCGGGACCAGGCTGTTGGACCAGCGCGTAGATTTCTTCTTCTCGTGCGACCGGTGGTCGGGCGACCCAGTCATCCGGGAACCGGAGAAATGTGCGGACCTGCGGTGGTTTGAACTGGCCGACCTTCCTGGGCCGATGCCTCCCCATGAGCGTTACGTGCTCGAGGGATTGCGCGAGGGAACACTCGCACCGATCGCATCGCTCGGATTCGACGCCTAGTTTCCCGCATCGCGGCATCGCGGCCCGGCGGAACCGGACGGCCGAATCAACAGGGGGCCTTGTCCCGGGAATGAAACCATGCCCGGGACAAGGCCCCCTGTTGGTGGAACCGCTTGCGCGTTTTAGGCCCAGACCAGATTCCAGGTTCCCGCGAGCACCGCACCGAGCGTCGCCGCGGCACCGAGCAACAGCCCGAAGAGCACTATCCAGAGGTCCCGCGCGGTGAAGAGCGAGTCGCGCACCCAGGTCCGTGCGGAGGTGCCGAATCCCTTGGCTTCCATCGTCACGGCGAGGCGTGAGGCGCGCCGGATCGCCTGTACCAGCAGCCCGAAGACCTGGCCCAGGTTCGCCCGCACGCGTTGGCCGAGTGAACCCCGGCTTCCTACTCCGCGGGCCCTCCGAGCCATGCCCAGGGTGGTCCATTCCTCGATGAGCAAGCCAAGCAGCCGCATGCCGGCCAGCGCCCCGAGGACAAAGCGGTGTGGAAGTCTCGCTTTTTGCGCCAAGGCGTTGGCAAGGTCGGTGGGGTCGGTGGTGAACAGCACCAGCACGGCCGGCACGGCGACGGCGAAGGCACGCAGCCCGGTCGCGGCACCCGCCGCGGCCGAGCCCTCGGTGATAGTGAAGATCCCCAGGTTCAGCAGCACGTCCCCGGAATCGTTGCCCACCAGGGCCGTGCCCCAGGCGGCGAAGAGGGCGGCCAGCAGCAGCGGCCACGCCCTGGAGAGGAACCGCCCCAGGGAAAGCCCCGCCAACGGCAGGACCAGTACCGTCACCAGCACCACCAACCCGCTGCTGACCCAGTCCATGCTGGCAACCAGCGGAATGGTCGCCAGTCCCACGGCCAGCAGCTTCGCCAGGGGGTTTGCCCTGCCCAGGAAACTGGCACCGCCGCGCGCATCGGCCTCAAGCAGACCGGTCCGGCTTTCGGTTTCACCGGCTTTCCGGGGTTCGGCGCTGATGAAGAATTCCTCGGCGCCCAACGCCCTGGCAAAGTCGACGTCGTGGGTCACCGCAATGATTGCCGTGCCGCGGGCCAACTCCTCGCGCAACAGCATGGCAAGCTCCCGCCATGTGTTTGCGTCCTGGCCGAAGGTCGGCTCGTCGAGGATCAGGATCGCCGGGCTGGAGGCCAGGACCGTGGCCACCGACAACCGCCGTTTTTCCCCGCCCGAAAGGGTGAACGGGTTGGCTTCGGCCAGGTGTTCGAGCCGGAGCCGCAGCAAGAGTTCATCGACCCGTTGCTCGATGGACTCGGCGTCGAAGAGCGGTTCCTTGGTCCCGGGTTTCACGGCAAGCCGTGGACCGAAGGCCAGTTCCTCGCGGACCGTGGCGGCCACGAACTGGTGCTCCGGCTCCTGGAAGACCGAACCGATGCGGCCGACCAGCTCGGTTGCACGCCAATTGTAGGGGCGTGCTTCGGTGCCGTCGGCGAGCTCCCCGGTGGCCATCAGGCTGCCCGAGGCCTGGGGCAGGAGCCCGCCCAGGGTCAGCGCAAACGTCGACTTGCCAGCCCCGTTGGCCCCGCGGATGCACCAGGAGTTGCCGCCGGTGATTCGGAGGTCCAGGTTGCCGGCGGCAACCGTTCCGCCCTTTTTCCGGGTGACCGACAGGTCCTTGGCCTCCAGCAAAACGGGGCCGTTCTCCGGGACCGGATCGATGGCCTCGATCGTGGGCGAGTACCCGGGCACCCAGACGCCCGCCGAGATGAGTTCATCGCGCACCTGGCCCGGCGCAAAGAGCAGCTCGGGGCTCCCGTCATGCGCCACTCCTCCTCCGGGTTCCAGCACGATGACCCTGTCCATGTACGGTGCCCAGGCGTCGAGGCGGTGTTCGACGATCAGCAGCGTTGCCCCGGTGGAGTCCAGAGCCTTGATGACCGCATCGCGGACCTCAAGGACCCCGGCCGGGTCAAGGTTTGCCGTGGGTTCGTCAAGCAGCACAAGGCCCGGTCCCATGGCAAGGATTCCGGCAAGCGCCAGGCGTTGTTTTTGCCCGCCCGAAAGTGCGCCCGTCGGGTGGTCCAGCGGGACATCCAGGCCGACCGCGTCGAGCGCCTCGACAACCCGCCGCTGGATCTCTGCCGGCGGCACCGACAGGTTCTCGGCTCCAAAGGCCACGTCGTCACCGACCCTGGCCTGGACCACTTGGGTTTCGGGGTCTTGTTGCATGAGCCCCACCATGCCGCGGCCCTCGGACGCTGGTTGGCCATCGAGCAGGAGTTCCCCGGAGGAGTATGCTTCGTCGTCTTCGTGAAGGACCCCGGCCAGGGCATAGAGGAGCGTGGACTTGCCGGCACCGGAAGCGCCGGCCAACAGCACGCGTTGCCCCGCGTGAATTTCCAGGTCGAGTCCCCACAGGGCCGGGTTGCTCCGGTCTGCGTGGCGCCACCCCCAGTCCTTGGCGGTGACCGACACGGCCGCAGCATGCTTGTTCGGCAGCGGGGTGCCGGATCCGTGGCGCAGCGTTGAAGGGGTGTTCATGGATTCGGGACCTTCCTAGCCGAACGTTGGTTCGGTTGCCGCCTTGCGGCTGGCCAAGGCGCCCAGCGCACCGGTCTTGGCCAGGGCACGGGTGGCGTAGAAGGACAGCAGGCCTGCAATGACCATGCCGGAGATGGTCATGAAGGCAACGTACGTCAGCTGCATGGCCATGGTGTATTCGGGGAACCAGCGGAAGATAAAGGCGTCGTTGATGCCGCCGAACAGGCCCGCCATGGCGCCGGCCAGCAGTGCCACGGGCAGGTTCCAGCGGCGGTAGCGGAACGCGGCAAAGACGGCTTCGGCGCCCAGGCCCTGGACCAGTCCGGAAGCCAATACCGTCAAGCCGAATTCGGAACCCAGCAGCGCGCTCACCATTGCGGCGACAAGTTCGCAGAAGAGTGCGGCTCCGGGTTTGCGGATAATGAGTGCACCCAGTACCGCGGGGAACAGCCACATGCCCGCCAGCAGTGCGGAGGACGGCGGGAAGGCCAGGAACAAGACGTCGAATACGTGGTGGGTGTTGTTCCAGGCCCAGAAGATGACGCCCGAGGAAACTGCGATGACCGCGGCAATGACAATGTCGACGACACGCCAGGCGTTGGTCTTGGGTGCTGTGGTGTTTCGGCCGTTGCGGCCTTCGATGGTGCTCATGATGGTGATCCTCCTTGGATACAAGGAGGGGAGGGAATGCGATTTCTCAGCGCACCCCTGAGAACTCGACTTCCTTCGCCGGTACTAGCCGGGGCAGGTTCGAGGGTCTGCGGCTTTCCGCACTCTCAGCGCCTTGGCACGGACTAAACCGTGCGGCGCTCCCCTGTCGTGATTGTTTCAGTCCTGCCATGCTACCGCAGGCTATGCTGGGGAAGGTACCGTTGCCGCAACACATTGGGAGCACTCGTGAACCGCATGATGAAACTTCTTGGCCCCTTGATCTCCATCGCCGCAGGATTCGTCGGCGGGAAGATCGTCGACAAGCTGTGGGTCGGGTTTACCGGCCAGCAGCCTCCAAAGCACGGAAACAAGGAAGCCCAAGCGGAAGCCACAATGCGCCAGGCAATCGCGTTTGCCCTGCTTTCGGCCATCACCGCGGCGCTGATCCAGGTGCTCACCGACCGCGGCACACAGAAGGCAATTGCGAAGTTCACCAAGAGCTCGTAACTTAGTGACTTCTAGGACCCGAAGATTCTTCTTCGGGTCCTTTTCGTTGTGTCCCCGTCGGCGGACGCTAATCCATGAAGTCGGTGCGGTCCGAACCCGGATGCCCACCGCGCTCTTGGCTTTCGCGTTTTCCTGCCGCATCAACGACCTTGGCCAGCTCGTCGGTGACCAGAGTGTCGCGCTTGAGGTGGCGGGTGCGGTAGCCGGCGCGGCCAACCATGTGGGCCGAGACCGGCGCGGTGAGCAGCTGGACGATCCAGGCCAACAGCAACACCGGGACAACCGCCCAGCTGCGAAGCTCCAGGCCCAGCGCGGAAAGCAACAGGAACAGGCCCAACACCTGGGGCTTGGTCGCCGCGTGCATGCGTGAAAGCAGGTCCGGGAAGCGGAGCATGCCGATGCCCGCGGCGAGGGACATGAGGCAGCCCAAGATCATGAAAACGCCGGCAACAATGTCGATGATCGTGTCGTTCATCAGGCGTTCCTCCGGTCCGTGACATAGCGGGAAACCGTGACCGAGCCAATGAACCCCACGAGGCAGGCCAGGACCACGAACACGAGGTTGTTGGTGTGCTTGTTCACCGTCATCTCAAGGCACAGCGCCGCCGAAACGATCAGCAGCAACACATCGGTGGCGATGACCCGCTCGAGGATCGAGGGTCCCTTGACCAGGCGGATGATGGCCAGGAAGGCGGATACCGAAAGAATCGTCCCGCAAATCCACAAAACTACACTCATGGCGTCCCTTCCGTGCCCATGGCGGCGTCGTTCGATTCGGCGTTCAATGCGGCCAGCTCGTCCTTGCTGCCCATCATGCGGATCAGCCTCGCCTCGAGGTCCAGCACATCGGCGCGCGCCTTCTCGACGCCGGTCTGGTCCTTGATGTTCAGCACGTGCAGGTAGAGCGTGGAGGAGCGCCTGTCGACCTCCACCACAAAGGACCCCGGCACCAGCGTCAGGGCGTGTCCCACCGCGGTGACCAAGAGGTCCGATTCGGTGCGCAGCGACACGGCAACCACGGCGCTCTTGGTCTTCGGCCCGCGGAACACCGCAAGGTACATGACCTCGAAGCTTGCACGCACCACGTCCCACAGGAACGCCACCGTAAAGGTGAAGGCCCGCAGCACGTTGAAGCGGCCCGAAAGGATCACCGGCGGCAGCTGGAAGAGATTGACGACGATCAGCGAAAGCAACAGCCCGAACACCAGGTTCCCGGGTGCAAAGTCCTGCCACAGCGCACCCCACACCAGGACCATCCAGACCAGCAGCGGGAGTTCCTGGCGCAGCGTGGCGCGTTGGCGCTTGCCGCTTTCGTTCTTGGCATCGCTCAGGCGCTGCTGCGGACTCATTGCGAGACCTCCGTCGTAGACCCGAGCACTGCCTCGATGTAGTTGCCGTTGTCCATGATCTGGGCCGCGGCCCTGTCGCTGAACTCAAAGATCGGTCCGGCCAGCACTGTCAGCGCCAGGCCCACCAGGACCAGCACCGCCGTCATGGCGACCATGCCGTTGGGCAGCAGCGCGGTGTCGCCCCGGTCGCTGTAGCGGCTTGCGGGCTCGTCGGCGACGATGTCGTAGGTCTCCCCGCGGGCGCCGTGCACGCCGACCAGCAGCAACGGGTCCGGGTCGGTCGCGTCCTCGGCCTTGCGCCAGAACGCCCTGTTCCACACGCGGGCGACGGCCAGCAGCGTCAGCAGCGAGGTGAGCAGCGAAACGCCGATCAACACCCAGGCCAACGGAGTGCCCAGCTCGGCGCCGCCCTGGACCAGCCCCAGCTTGCCCAGGAAGCCGGAGAACGGCGGGATGCCGCCGAGGTTCATGGCCGGGATGAAGAAGAGCAGGGCCAGCACCGGGGAGATCTTGGCAAGCGAACCCAGGCGGTCGATGTTCGAGGTGCCACCGCGGCGCTCGATCAGCCCGACCACCAGGAAGAGGGACGTCTGGACGACGATGTGGTGCGCCACGTAGTAGATCGTTGCGGCCATGCCCAGCTGGTTGCCCAGGGAGACGCCGAAGATCAGGAAGCCGATGTGGCTGGTCAGCGTGAAGGAGAGCATTCGCTTGATGTCCGTCTGCGCCACGGCGCCCAGGATCCCCACCAGCATGGTGAGCCCGGCCGCGACCATCAGCAGCGTCGAAAGCTCGTTCCCGGGGAACAGCAGCGTCTCGGTGCGGATGATCGCGTACACGCCGACCTTCGTCAGCAGCCCCGCGAACACCGCGGTCACCGGGGCCGGGGCCGTCGGGTAGGAGTCCGGAAGCCAGAAGGACAGCGGGAACACCGCGGCCTTGATGCCGAAGGCGACAAGCAGCATCACGTGCAGCACCATCTGGGTCCCCTCGGAAACCTGCGGCAGCTTCACCGCCAGGTCTGCCATGTTCACGGTGCCGGCGGCCGCGTAGATCATCGCGATGGCGATCAGGAACAGCAGCGAGGAGGCCACGGAGACCACCACGTAGGTGGTGCCGGCGCGGATGCGCGCGTTGGTCCCGCCCAGGGTCAGCAGCACGTATGAGGCGGTGAGCAGGATCTCGAAGCCCACGTAGAGGTTGAACAGGTCACCGGCCAGGAAAGCGTTCGAGACGCCGGCGACCAGGATCAGGTAGGCCGGGTGGAAGATCGAAACGGGCCCGTCCTCGTCGCCGTCAGCCATGCCCTGGCTGGTGGCGTAGAGCAACACGGCAAGCGAGACGATGGTGGAGACCACCAGCATGAACGCGGAGAACCCGTCGACCACCATGGAGATGCCGAAGGGAGGCGCCCAGCCGCCCAGGGTGACGGAGTACGTCCCCCCGTTCCAGACGGTGGCGAGCATCCAGGACTCAAGCACCAGTGTGAAGACCAGCACCCCGATGGTGACAAGCCGCTGCGAACGCTTGTGGCGGCGCAGGATGAAGGCCAGTGCGGCGCCGAAGATCGGCAGCGCGACGGCAAGCGGTGCAAAGGACACCGCGGTGAGCGGGGCATCGATCATGCGCGGGCCTCCCCCGGGTCGGTGTTCGTGTTGGTCTTGGATGCCGGGACGGATTCGTCGCCGTCGAATTCGGTGGTGTCCTCGGGGACCGGCGAGTCTTCCTCGAAGTCGAAGGGCGACTGCTGGGACACGCGCAAGTCTTCGTCGTCGTCCGCGACGACGTCGGCCCGGGAGATGACCCAAGACCTGTAGATGATGCCGAGCATGAACGCCGTCACCGCGAACGTGATGACGATCGCCGTGAGGATCAGCGCCTGCGGCAGCGGGTCGGAATACTCCGCCGGGTCGGTGCCCGACGCGTAGAGCGGGGCCAGCCCGCGGCGCCCGCCGGTGGAAAGCAGCAGCAGGTTCACCCCGTTGCCCAGCAGCACGATGCCCAGCAGCACCCGGGTCAGGCTGCGTTCAAGCAGCAGGTAGATGCCCACCGCAAAGAGCACGCCCATCACTATGAGCAATGTGACATTGGTACTCATCGTCCCACTCCCGTGTCGGCGTCTGAAACTTGGTCGTGCAGGTCGGTGGGGCTGCGGCCCTCGGAGCGCTCGTCGATTTCCGAGCCGAGCGAGCGCAGCACGTCGATGACCAGCCCGATGACCACCATGTACACCCCGATGTCGAAGATCGTTGAGGTCACGAACTTGTGCGTGCCAAAGAGCGGCAGCGTGAACTCGAAGGCGGCGGAGGTGAACATCTGCAGCCCGAAGAGCAGCGGGGCCACGGCCGTCAGCGAGGCCAGGCCCAGCCCGACGCCCATCATGGTGCCGGGGCTGATCGGGGTCGATTCGGCAAGCTCCACGCGCCCGCCGGCCAGGTAGCGCATGGTCAGCGCCAGGCCGGCCAGCAGGCCGCCGGCAAAGCCGCCGCCCGGGGTGTTGTGCCCGGTGAGCAGGAGGTACAGCGAGGCCAGCAGGATGGTGTGGAAGAGCAGCCGGGTGACGACCTCGAAGGTGATCGAGCGGCGTTCCGGGGCCAGCGTGTGGCCGGCGACCAGCCACGAGTCGCGCGGGGAACTTGCGAAGTTCCGGGCCACTGCCAGTCCGGCCTTGCTCCCCCCGTGGCTCCCGATGGCCTCGGAGCCGAGGTCGACCGAACCCGTGGCGACTGCCGAGGCCCGCAGGCGCGAGTCCCCGCGGCCGCGGACGAAGATCAGCGAGGCGACGCCCGTGGCGGCGGCGGCCAGCACCGTGATTTCGCCGAAGGTGTCCCAGGCGCGCATATCCACCAGCGTCACGTTCACGATGTTCTTGCCGGCGCCGCCGGTGTAGGCCAGCTCCGGGTAGGCCAGCGAGATCGGCTCGGCGATGCGCGAGGCCATGGCGGTGGCGGCGATGTACACCATCGAGGCGCCGAAGCCGATGCCGATCAGGGCCCGGCCCAGCCGGTGCCCCGTGGGGTTCTTGGCCCAGATCTCGACGGGCAGCGCGCGCAGCGCCAGCACAAAGGCGACAAGCACGATGGTCTCGACCAGCAGCTGGGTGACGGCGAGGTCCGGGGCTCCCTGCAGGGCGAAGACCGCGGCCATGCCGTAGCCGGTGACCGAGACCAT
It contains:
- a CDS encoding NUDIX hydrolase; this translates as MSKGFAVVPAAYVLFLRGDRVLLQLRQNTGFMDGHWACAAAGHVEAGESAADAAVREAMEEIGVSINPDALTPLTTLHRTNGGTRLLDQRVDFFFSCDRWSGDPVIREPEKCADLRWFELADLPGPMPPHERYVLEGLREGTLAPIASLGFDA
- a CDS encoding ATP-binding cassette domain-containing protein, giving the protein MNTPSTLRHGSGTPLPNKHAAAVSVTAKDWGWRHADRSNPALWGLDLEIHAGQRVLLAGASGAGKSTLLYALAGVLHEDDEAYSSGELLLDGQPASEGRGMVGLMQQDPETQVVQARVGDDVAFGAENLSVPPAEIQRRVVEALDAVGLDVPLDHPTGALSGGQKQRLALAGILAMGPGLVLLDEPTANLDPAGVLEVRDAVIKALDSTGATLLIVEHRLDAWAPYMDRVIVLEPGGGVAHDGSPELLFAPGQVRDELISAGVWVPGYSPTIEAIDPVPENGPVLLEAKDLSVTRKKGGTVAAGNLDLRITGGNSWCIRGANGAGKSTFALTLGGLLPQASGSLMATGELADGTEARPYNWRATELVGRIGSVFQEPEHQFVAATVREELAFGPRLAVKPGTKEPLFDAESIEQRVDELLLRLRLEHLAEANPFTLSGGEKRRLSVATVLASSPAILILDEPTFGQDANTWRELAMLLREELARGTAIIAVTHDVDFARALGAEEFFISAEPRKAGETESRTGLLEADARGGASFLGRANPLAKLLAVGLATIPLVASMDWVSSGLVVLVTVLVLPLAGLSLGRFLSRAWPLLLAALFAAWGTALVGNDSGDVLLNLGIFTITEGSAAAGAATGLRAFAVAVPAVLVLFTTDPTDLANALAQKARLPHRFVLGALAGMRLLGLLIEEWTTLGMARRARGVGSRGSLGQRVRANLGQVFGLLVQAIRRASRLAVTMEAKGFGTSARTWVRDSLFTARDLWIVLFGLLLGAAATLGAVLAGTWNLVWA
- a CDS encoding ECF transporter S component; this translates as MSTIEGRNGRNTTAPKTNAWRVVDIVIAAVIAVSSGVIFWAWNNTHHVFDVLFLAFPPSSALLAGMWLFPAVLGALIIRKPGAALFCELVAAMVSALLGSEFGLTVLASGLVQGLGAEAVFAAFRYRRWNLPVALLAGAMAGLFGGINDAFIFRWFPEYTMAMQLTYVAFMTISGMVIAGLLSFYATRALAKTGALGALASRKAATEPTFG
- a CDS encoding DUF4235 domain-containing protein — its product is MMKLLGPLISIAAGFVGGKIVDKLWVGFTGQQPPKHGNKEAQAEATMRQAIAFALLSAITAALIQVLTDRGTQKAIAKFTKSS
- the mnhG gene encoding monovalent cation/H(+) antiporter subunit G, with translation MNDTIIDIVAGVFMILGCLMSLAAGIGMLRFPDLLSRMHAATKPQVLGLFLLLSALGLELRSWAVVPVLLLAWIVQLLTAPVSAHMVGRAGYRTRHLKRDTLVTDELAKVVDAAGKRESQERGGHPGSDRTDFMD
- a CDS encoding monovalent cation/H+ antiporter complex subunit F, translating into MSVVLWICGTILSVSAFLAIIRLVKGPSILERVIATDVLLLIVSAALCLEMTVNKHTNNLVFVVLACLVGFIGSVTVSRYVTDRRNA
- a CDS encoding Na+/H+ antiporter subunit E — protein: MSPQQRLSDAKNESGKRQRATLRQELPLLVWMVLVWGALWQDFAPGNLVFGLLLSLIVVNLFQLPPVILSGRFNVLRAFTFTVAFLWDVVRASFEVMYLAVFRGPKTKSAVVAVSLRTESDLLVTAVGHALTLVPGSFVVEVDRRSSTLYLHVLNIKDQTGVEKARADVLDLEARLIRMMGSKDELAALNAESNDAAMGTEGTP
- a CDS encoding Na+/H+ antiporter subunit D — encoded protein: MIDAPLTAVSFAPLAVALPIFGAALAFILRRHKRSQRLVTIGVLVFTLVLESWMLATVWNGGTYSVTLGGWAPPFGISMVVDGFSAFMLVVSTIVSLAVLLYATSQGMADGDEDGPVSIFHPAYLILVAGVSNAFLAGDLFNLYVGFEILLTASYVLLTLGGTNARIRAGTTYVVVSVASSLLFLIAIAMIYAAAGTVNMADLAVKLPQVSEGTQMVLHVMLLVAFGIKAAVFPLSFWLPDSYPTAPAPVTAVFAGLLTKVGVYAIIRTETLLFPGNELSTLLMVAAGLTMLVGILGAVAQTDIKRMLSFTLTSHIGFLIFGVSLGNQLGMAATIYYVAHHIVVQTSLFLVVGLIERRGGTSNIDRLGSLAKISPVLALLFFIPAMNLGGIPPFSGFLGKLGLVQGGAELGTPLAWVLIGVSLLTSLLTLLAVARVWNRAFWRKAEDATDPDPLLLVGVHGARGETYDIVADEPASRYSDRGDTALLPNGMVAMTAVLVLVGLALTVLAGPIFEFSDRAAAQIMDNGNYIEAVLGSTTEVSQ
- a CDS encoding Na(+)/H(+) antiporter subunit C, which translates into the protein MSTNVTLLIVMGVLFAVGIYLLLERSLTRVLLGIVLLGNGVNLLLLSTGGRRGLAPLYASGTDPAEYSDPLPQALILTAIVITFAVTAFMLGIIYRSWVISRADVVADDDEDLRVSQQSPFDFEEDSPVPEDTTEFDGDESVPASKTNTNTDPGEARA